The Lycium barbarum isolate Lr01 chromosome 12, ASM1917538v2, whole genome shotgun sequence genome includes a region encoding these proteins:
- the LOC132621134 gene encoding high affinity nitrate transporter 2.7, which translates to MEQKQAQSKIDHSPNNFSIAVDYDHKATEFLPFSLSSPHMRAFHLAWLSLFSCFFSTFAIPPLLEVIRKDLNLTETDIGRAGIASFIGSIFSRLAMGPACDVFGPRVASATLSLVTAPIVLSTSLISTAKGFILVRFLIGFCLANFVASQFWMSSMFSGCVVGLANGFAAGWANVGSGVTQLAMPLIYTLFTSYFNIPSFISWRIAFVFPAIFQAVTAILVLVYGQDLPDGNYKRKTTNNQSENFCNVLFNGLKNYRGWILGLTYGFCFGIELTTDNIIAEYFYDRFHVNIDVAGAIAACFGLANCVSRPIGGIISDKMGKRFGMRGRLWSLWTVQTVAGLMCVVLGRVNTIGVSVLVMACFSLFVQAASGLTFGIVPFVSKRSLGVISGMTGSGGTIGAVITQLLLFSGSAKFSTQTSISIMGLMMLVFTLPITLIYFPRWGGMFCGSSIDEDDENYHLLD; encoded by the exons ATGGAACAAAAACAAGCACAGTCCAAAATTGATCACTCCCCTAATAACTTCTCTATAGCTGTAGATTATGATCACAAAGCCACAGAATTCCTTCCATTTTCATTATCTTCACCTCACATGCGAGCTTTCCACCTAGCATGGCTCTCTTTATTTTCTTGCTTCTTCTCTACTTTCGCAATCCCTCCACTCCTCGAAGTCATTCGTAAGGACCTCAATCTCACCGAAACTGACATTGGTCGAGCTGGAATCGCCTCCTTTATAGGTTCCATTTTCTCGCGCCTCGCGATGGGGCCCGCATGTGACGTGTTTGGTCCACGTGTCGCATCTGCCACCCTGTCCCTCGTAACTGCCCCAATAGTCCTTTCCACTTCTCTCATCTCCACCGCAAAAGGCTTCATCTTAGTCCGATTTTTAATCGGTTTTTGCTTGGCGAATTTCGTGGCTAGTCAGTTTTGGATGAGCTCTATGTTCTCAGGATGTGTTGTTGGACTTGCTAATGGATTTGCTGCTGGTTGGGCCAATGTAGGCTCTGGTGTGACACAATTAGCCATGCCACTTATATACACACTGTTCACAAGCTACTTCAACATACCTTCATTTATTTCGTGGCGTATAGCATTTGTTTTCCCTGCGATATTTCAAGCCGTGACAGCGATTTTGGTCCTAGTATATGGCCAAGACTTGCCTGATGGGAACTACAAGCGTAAAACTACAAATAACCAAAGTGAAAATTTTTGCAACGTACTTTTTAACGGGCTAAAGAATTACAGGGGATGGATATTGGGTTTGACGTATGGATTTTGCTTCGGAATTGAATTAACTACGGATAATATAATAGCGGAATATTTTTACGATAGATTTCATGTGAATATTGATGTGGCAGGGGCGATTGCTGCGTGTTTTGGGCTAGCGAATTGTGTTTCGAGGCCTATTGGTGGGATTATTTCGGATAAGATGGGGAAGAGATTTGGGATGAGAGGGAGGTTGTGGAGTTTGTGGACAGTGCAAACTGTGGCTGGATTGATGTGTGTGGTGCTTGGACGAGTGAATACAATTGGGGTGTCTGTTTTGGTTATGGCTTGCTTTTCTCTGTTTGTTCAAGCTGCTTCAGGACTCACTTTTGGCATTGTGCCTTTTGTCTCCAAAAG GTCACTAGGAGTGATATCAGGCATGACGGGAAGTGGTGGGACTATAGGAGCAGTGATCACACAGCTACTGTTATTTTCAGGTTCCGCCAAATTCTCGACCCAAACGAGCATATCTATTATGGGCCTAATGATGCTTGTCTTCACTCTGCCAATTACCCTCATCTACTTCCCCAGGTGGGGGGGAATGTTTTGTGGTTCTTCaattgatgaagatgatgaaaacTACCACCTACTAGATTAA
- the LOC132624857 gene encoding LOB domain-containing protein 25-like yields the protein MSSSSSYSNPPCAACKFLRRKCLPSCIFAPYFSPEEPIKFTTVHKVFGASNVSKLLNEIQPHQREDAVNSLAYEAEARLKDPVYGCVGAISVLQRQVIRLQKELDATNADLMRYTNFEQVNNNQIMVNQERSNFQYGRRMVPSYSSSAWNSGISGDQNNIGIDGGSGR from the coding sequence ATGTCTAGTTCCAGCAGCTACTCCAACCCTCCATGTGCTGCCTGCAAATTCTTGAGAAGAAAATGCTTGCCAAGTTGCATTTTTGCACCCTATTTTTCTCCGGAGGAACCAATAAAGTTCACAACCGTACACAAAGTATTCGGGGCCAGCAATGTGAGTAAGCTCCTGAATGAAATCCAGCCTCATCAGAGAGAAGATGCTGTCAATTCTCTCGCTTATGAAGCCGAGGCGCGCTTAAAAGATCCTGTTTATGGCTGTGTTGGAGCAATTTCAGTTCTTCAAAGGCAAGTTATTCGCCTCCAGAAGGAACTCGATGCCACGAATGCTGATTTAATGCGATACACCAATTTTGAACAAGTAAATAATAATCAAATTATGGTGAATCAAGAAAGGAGTAATTTTCAATATGGGAGAAGAATGGTTCCTAGTTATTCTTCTTCTGCATGGAACAGTGGTATTTCAGGAGATCAAAACAATATTGGAATTGATGGTGGTAGTGGCAGGTGA